AACAATTGCATTCATTTGGGATCTGTGACGCATCATTCTGTGAAATAAACCGGTAACACCGTGGAacaattttttgtttgttcttgggtAGTAAGtgtcatttcctaattgcttatgcctcaaaagtatagaaaatggctatttattccacacaaacaaacaaaagcaaagtttatgggaaataattgccattttctatacttttgaggcataagcaattaggaaataacacttactacccaggaacaaaaattgtgttacatagtgtattCAGTGATAATGAACAAGTCGTGCTTTAACTGTGAGGACTGTGAGAATGGAGAGACCAGGGCCTCCCTTCCCCGTGTCAGTTTGAAGAGAGAGAGCTATTGAACGCCAGAACGCCACTGCAGTCAGAATGCTAATTGAACATGTTCTAGCGCGGCTGAATGAAGGCAACTACGACATGAAATGCAAGACTGTCATGGCATCCTGCGTTTGCAGAAAAATCCTGTGTGTTGGGAAGCACAGCCTGTGAAGAATGAACAGAAGAGGAGAGGGGGCAGCTCGCGTGGGGGaggctgtgctgtacctgcGTCGCTCTGCTCACGCTACGGACTGGTAATGGTTCTGGATACCTGTCTGAGCTGCTGCTGACGCTGGAACTCCTCCTCACTGGCGGCCAGAGCCTGAGCCAAGGCCAGGTCCTCCTGCTCCTGCGGACTGAGGACACGGCACCGTCACACACTGAGGCCACGGACCACACGACAGGATGCACTACAAGCTAAAGGCCTCTCAGTCCTGGGATGGGGTTACAGCACTACACGATAAACTAACTTTAACCAGCTGTCCTAAGTCCTGCTTCTTCACAGCTTCCTCCGACAACAATGTGGAAGCTGCAGCAGACAAAGGGACTCGGACTGAATTGATCAGCCGGTCCCGATTGGTTACCTCAGCGCTTCCTGTGTGCTTCTCGCCGACTCGGCCAGGGACATCTCCAGGGCTCTCTGCAGGGCCTGCTCCTCGCTCTAGGCACAGGACACAGAGGCAACAACACTGAGCGGAGGAACCCGAACTCCCGTGCATCTCACTCTCCAGATCCTGTTCTATACGCTCATTTTGGCATAGATTGTGTTAAAGAACCTGTGTCATTCAATAAAGCTCATTGTAGCAGAGGAGGATTATCTAGTTTTTCACTACATAAAGCCTGCTAATGGGACACTGGCACCCAGGAGATTCTGTGCCAACTCACTGGTTCAGAAACACCACCCTGGCTAAGAAACTTGGCTGCAGCTGCCCAATGGTCTTCACTGGTGTTTAACGTCACCAGCTGGCCCGTGACCCGTGACCCTCAGTGTGGACGGAGGCTCTTACCAGACCCGCCTGCAGAGACGCCGCCTGTGGGACCGGCCGGGGGGCTGGAGGGGGTGCGGGGGCCGCGGCGGCTGCGCTGCGGGTAGAGCTGGGGGGAGAGGAGGGCCATCAGAACACAGGcagctacacagacacacatcacTCCTGCACACCAGAGCCCTTTAACCCCCTTACACACTGCAAGCCGCACAACGCTGCTGGTTTTGGACCTTACAGTTCTGTCCTGACACCATTTATTCattcagcagcagcagtgataCTACATGGGATCCCCAGTCAGAATAAGAGGAGGGGTGTGGCTGTTCTGTTAGACAACACCGCTGACCACAGAGCACGACACCACACCGGCATCATGGGGGTGACGGGGAGAAAGCTGCCCGTTTCCTCTCAACAGAAGCCCGGGAGGCTGGAGACTGGCCGGCCTGGAGCCGACCACATCGTCTGGAGAGGGAAGTCCGGCACCCCCCGCCGCCCCTCCGCCGTGCTCTGGGTCTCGGGAATAAAGCGCCGGTTCTGTACCTGCTCTGCTGGGCTCTCGTGCCGCTCAGCCCATTGGGGACGGACCTGGATGCGCCTTTGGCACCCGAGGAGCTGGAACCAGAGCTGGAGCCGCTCCCACGGGTTCTCATCAGGGCAGCGTGTCTGAAACCAAGCATTGCCGTTTGAGCCTCCCTTCCTTGGGCATGTGTGCgtgttatacatatatatttattgtgtggATACCAAGTAGGACACAAGAAAAGGTTGCATTTTATTGTATGgatgttgttttttggtttacTCCCTAGATCGGTGGTTCTCGGCTCTCGTCCCAGAGGAGCCCCaactctgctggtttttgttccaggtaactgaattacatttcctgaatcagagccttttaagtAGGGGTTTGAAGTATGAAAttgtatacaaaaaatataaagaaacaactgttattacacaatttaaagagtcaaatctAAGCCGAATgtcacttcaattaagggttcaattaagtcatggagagctcagttggaataaAACCCAGCGGgggggctcctccaggagcagGACGCCCTGCTTTAGATGTTGATATTGCCCATCAGTTGTGTAATTCTCTGTCTGCTGCAGGACAGGATCTCGGACCGCTGCACTCACCCAGCCTTGGAGAGGGGGCCGCCCTCAGTCTTGCACTCGTGGTCCAGAGGGTGTCTGTGCTTGAGACAGTAGTTCAGGTGGCACTGGTCACACGTGACCTTGATCATCTCTTTCTGTTTGCAGCCTCCCTTCGAGCACTTGTTtgtaaaaatctttaaaaaacaaacaaaaatatgtcaTTCGTCACACGTCCCCCACGATGTTTAACAGCAACATGTTTTAATGTTACAGCAAGAGAAACCTGGTGAGGCGCCATGTACCTGAAGGGAATGGGTTTCTAAAGCAACAGCAGAGGAGCTGGTCTGTAAGATCTCATAGAGCACAATCTGTGCGTGCCTGACGGGGGCACAGGCAGGCTGAACGGTGTGCcggcaaatacaaatacaaagatGCACACTGACATGCAGGCCTCATTTTCACAAGAGAGCTAATCTGTCCAGCAATTAAGTTTTCATAAAAGCAGCCaaaccttcctcttcctctgagCTGGGTCTGATTTACAGTCTCGGTCGATGTGCTCCCCCACTTTAATATCCGGCATCTCTCCTCTCTTCACTGGGATCGGGGTGTTGCACAGGGGGCAGACCGGGACCTGGACATCCTAAGACCACAAGCCAAAGAATCGGGTTATTTATTAGTAAAACAAGCAACTGTTTCAAACAGGGTTTTCCAAAATCAACACTTTAGCCATTGTGAGATGTTGAGTATAATGATGCTATAACTCTACACTCAGACCCATTTTTGCAAGTcgtcctggacaagggcatctgctaagaaatacaatattttttgccTGGTTGGATCTTCTTAGACGTGCAagtgtttaatatggacattatagTACAGGTATGCgacacctatcaaatgaaaCTAGACAACCTGTACTATAATATTCTGCACAGCTGATCATGATcagacaaactatattacagaaCTACCAAAAgtttttcacaaaaacagaaatgcgtTTTCTGAAATTGATATTTTTGTACCTTTTCCATGAAAGTCTATGGGACTTTGCAAGCTGAAAATATGTTGCaataccactcaaatttaaattTTTAGGAGTTGTTGGGTGAAAATTACATAAGAAATtaaggaataatgtgcatttggaagaaCCTAGCCTATGCAGAGAAGTTAAGCAAATCTGTACCacaaaatgtgctcaactgtgtGGCCCTTACATTATAAAGGCCTCAGGCATGTGGGACCATTCAAACAAGTATACAAACTACAGAGTCAGTTCCTGCATCGCTGATCATGACGCTATATTACAACACTTACATTTGTTCAAGATAAATAATAGCAAAACTATGGATTATGAAAGTTGTTTATGAAAAAAGTACTAGTCAAACTACAACGTATAAGACAAACTGTGAAACTTTGATAAACATTTAAGGAGTTacgatttattaaaaataatgccaAAACTTGTCATTTTTACCCCCCCGATATTGTACAGTAAATATCTCCACAAAGCAACAACAGATCTTATGCTGTGAAAACAATGGTGCCGAGTGAAAAGGGGATCAGACAGTTTTAACAAAACCACACATGGCAACACACCTTTTTGTACGCTGAAGTGCACCTGTGGTTTACATAAGTGATGTGGTCCTTACAGAAGATATCCTGGCAGGCATCGCACTTCATGGGAAGGAAATCTGCAGGAGATATTGAATAATTTTCAAGTGAGATTAAATCAACATTAACACGACGTTTTACAATGAAACTGAGCAGGAGTTGGGGGGGTGATTGGTTAGCAGGAAGTGGACAGAAGGCAGTGCTttctaaaaaaacatttaaatgtaaaaataggcTGAAAAAAGGTCTGTCCTGTCAGGTTGCCATTTAAACTGGGAACTCAAGATCTATACTGAACAGACAAACCCACCTCTCCGTATAAACAGATATTTAGCATGACAAACTATCATTGCTCTGCACAGACAGCTTACAGCAAACCACAGCAATGGCTAAGTAAGGGAGGGGGCAGCTCTCACCCAGGCGCTTGCAGGTCCTCTCGGAGCAATGCGCGCCCAGGTCCGGGAACTCCATGGCGCCGCAGAGACGAGcggaggtcagctgggcctggaGAGACGAGCGCAGGGGTAGAGCAGATCTTTCCAAAAACAAatagtccacacacacacacacgggtcaTACATCCATACTGTCCCACACctactgaaagcattcttaataACTGGAGTTtgtatactttttttgtttggacttgaataataataatttagaaaaGTGGTGTAAAACATGCATCTTCCATATTATATCTGCATCTGACTTGGAAAGCACAGTAAAGGGATTAGGAAAAATCACAAGCTTTAAATCCACGTACTGGGAAAACATGATCTGAAGGTAATTCAAGTTTCCACGGGCTGTACAAGTCAAAGCAATAAGCAGCACTTGAGCCTCTGTGACGTCAGAGGACACCCTGCTCTGTGTAACACATGAAGTGATGAGTCACTGTGACTCAGGACGTCCTGGCTGAGACACACAGGCTGCTACACAACACATGGGCTGGGAAACATCGACACATCATACAAGCAAGACAGGAAAAAGTGAACCAGAGCTTACACACACACGAGTTTATTGGATCATCATGGCCCAGGTTTTCACAGGTCAGAGTGAACACACCTGTGTGTAAAGATACAGAACAGCGGCTGTGTCGACAGGACGCAGCGGTGTTGACACTCTACCCGCTGCTCTCCGTGTCCCCGGGCGGATTACCGGCCTGAACTGGATATAAATACACCCTGCCTGAGAAGCCCAGGAGCAGGCCAGGCCAGGGCTCTGTGGGACCGCGACAGCCGATCCACACGCCGATAAACACAGCTATAGACCCTGCCGGAGCTCGCCCGGGGGCGGCTGGGCTCACAGACACACCCCGGCCCGTGGGGCTCCAGCAGGCCGACCTCCCCCGTCATTGCTGTCATGATCCCACAGCATTCAAACGGCGCCCGAGCCCTGAGTGGCGGGGAAACACCCCCCAAGCCCCGGGGTTGGCGCGGATCGCTTACCGGAAAGGGGCTTCTGGACGACGCGGAGCTTGTTCTCCCGGCTCCCGGTGCGGAGGACGGTGGTGTGGGACGGTGGTGTTGTTCCGCGGCCGCGGCTGTCAGCACAATAACAACAGCCCGTCCGCCAGCGATCATGACGCCTCCTGCGCGACGCGCTCTTATGTGCTCGCCTCTGGCTCCTCCCACTTCCTCCCGGCGTCGCGGCGCACCCTGATGACGGAGGTGACGTCATGGCGCAGCTCCCGGAGAGTTCCAGAATTCTCCACAGAGGGAGGTCGTGACTCAGCGACGCAGAAACGCCATGTCATCACGGGCATTGCGTCACTCGATGGCCACAGCTGTTTTAACATTTGTTAAATATACTGGACGATGTGCAACACTGTAGTCGCACAACacgtttttaaaaatacatacatgcatcaATATAATGCACATGGCATGGCTCATAGACATGAGCTagatgaaacaaaaacatattggttctgcgaacaaataaaatatgtgacatcatacGTCCCAAGAGTTTAAGTCAACCACATAAAAGGTAGGAAGATGCAATAAAAAACATTGCAGGTGTGCTGTGGAAAGAGAAGCTAAAGATCaagagccttcatccagcagtagaCTGATGTAggctgatgatatatatatcagcTAGAGATTGGCGAGATATATTAACAGCatcaaaacaattaacaataggaaataaaaaccaacatgTTTTATGTAGTGATACCATTGTGAGATACCGCAGGCAGTGAATAAAGACTTcatattatgttttgtaaaaatatTCAGATCCCTTTGttctatatatttgtatgtcttGATATAAACACAACTTTGAAGTGCTCAGGAATAAGGGTGAGGTTTACACAGACAGGTATAGCACCATGGCTTTGGTTGTCCTGGGTTAACTTCATTAATGATTGAGTGGGGGAAtctttatattttgttatgAACTAGGATAAGATTCAGGGCTTAAACCCATCCTGTCTTAGTTTAAACAAGTAGAAATTCAAAACTATAACACAATGGACATTTATGAGACGTCTGACTCCAACCCCATGCAAAGCCAACACTGAAATGGAAAACTGCACAAAATTGTCTAGTCATCCTGCCCTAGTGAAGCCTGTAGAGCTCAGTGACGTTGCAGTAATGAAAGGGTGTGTGCATCATAACcccaagacacacagacactataaACAGACTACAGGGGCTGTGATTAGTTTGGATTATCTGCTCTGCCTCGACTTCTCTTAGTGTACAGGCGGTGGATCTGCTGAGTAAACATAAACAAGGTCACCAACGGATCTGGTGTAGCTTTAAACTGCGGTGTTGGGTGGATCAGAAATCTTGATACTTCATAGATATACTTTGCCAAACTTGAtcagaagaacataagacaatCGAgagaagcccaatttccatttgtgtccccgggtgcgagtgtccctgctgatctggaaaagctcagtTGAACCCGGGTCTGAATCTTACTTAATTAAATGTTCAATTCACACAAATGTGATGGACGAAAACCTGTAGGTAACTTTTAAACTTCACGGGCTTCACCCAGACCTGCTGCCTAAGCTCTTCTGGCTGCATTGCATTGTGAGCCGTTGTAATGAATTTGCTCAACTTTTCCTCAGATAAACCTCGTGAGAGACCCCCGCCATTAGTCTATGAATATATTTATCTGGTACTTACTAATAGGCAACAACTTCATTATTCCCTCGCAGCGCTGACTACAGCCCATCATTTTAAGTCATACGGAGGCGCAGGTGCAACACGGTAAgaataattagattttttttttaaatgtatttctatatGCACTTAAATTACAGTTTAGTTTAAGTCcttcaatattttaaatagagCACGGCAATCTCTTATCTCTTCATAATAGCCTGACAAAATTCCTCGTAATTTCtattttttcacaaaaaaaTGTAGGTAAAGTAATCTTATTGTCGAGTACTGTAAGCTCTGTCCTCTTTCGCAAAGGCATATATAGGTACTTTTTGCTCCAATGCTTTCTGCGGCTGAAAGCAATTACAATTATCTGTGCTGCTCTTATTAGACTAAAGTAATGGAGAAAGAATACGCCACCCTCTGGATTCTGAACTAAAAAGAGAAAAGATCTAAAAACCTTAATTTAAACACCATCTACtgcctttaaattatttacatgTTTGAATTGATGCAAatagtgtaaaaaaaaacacacacacaaactaatcCTCGTTACATTGAAAATGCACTGTGCACCTGAGGATATGACCCCTGGTGACCTGGTCAGCTGTGGGTTAATGCTCAGACACCTGTCCTCACCTGAATGATAGCCACACAAAACTGTAATCTCAAAGCATTCGAAGAGCAAAAGCCCCGGTAtgatgtttaaatgtatcttttTGATTTTGCCACAGTAGGAATTCACCTGTTCTAGGCCAAAACAACACTTGCATTGTGAATAGGATATTATTATGGTATAGATTAATACAAATCCAGtagagaaataaagaaagagatattcacagtaaattaaatattgtcttcctttttgtatgtttgttcttTATCTCAATGTTGGGACAAACAATGTTTCAACTGGAAACTATTTACACATTGACACGCCTGCCAGATATTAATATCTATACAAACTCTGTCTAGTGAGTAGTTGTGTGTTTATTATCCATAGTCCTGAAATACCAAGTATAGatggaaataaatcaatattttttatCGCCAGCTGCTCAATAAGTTCTGGAGATGTGTTTGACATGTTGGGGGCTAGTTAGGCTTGAGGGTAAAGGATAGTGTTTAGCTTTTAAATGCCTAAATTATGCAAGTGCGAATGCCACCTGCCATCGGAGGCCATTAGCATGCAGAGCGCCCATACTTCAGCCCGAACACAAACGCACAAAACGTGAACCTCGGCGCACACAGGAGGATGTTTCATGTGTCCTTTGGCAGAGGGCTCTTCAGAGAGGACTTGTGCCATTTTCATCCGGACGATTTCAAAGCGCGCTGATTTACCATGTGACAGTTTTATTACCTAAATGGATTTGCTCTAAATGGGGATGTATGCTGAACCGATTCCGTTCAATATGAAGTTGACGCTTAATTGTACAATATTCCTGTCATATTTTGGAGTTGGCCACAGATGTGTGcgagagtgtgtgcgtctccctCCCTTCACATCACATGCCAGGGATTATACAGCACTTTGATGTCTTTTTTCTCTTCTGACTGCGTTCTTTAAAGAGAAATATGTGAAAAGCACAAATTTAATTCGACCACATTTCTCTTTTAGAAAGTGTATGAAAGGCTTAGAGCGTGAGCAGTCAGTGGTTAGGGAGGGGGTCTAAAAATACATTCCTAAAGATGAAGTCATTTCTCCAGAAGACACCTCTGCTAATTCTGGATTCGCCATCAACGCAAAGATGCAAAGAACAGACTTAAATCCCCCCCTTTCATTTCTAGATTCATGTTATCTTATTGAGTCTTTGCttcaaatgatttattttctagTATCTAACACACAGAATTAATCGTGTGAGAAGACTTCGAGAGACACAAAACAGGCTGTCCAGTTTTAAGTGGACTATAAACTGGCCCAGAAAGGAATACAGACCAGCTTATctggaaacaaacacaaaccaacacacagAGGGTTCGTCACGCTGACCCTTGGAGTTAATAAACGAGTGAGTTGAGATGGGTGACCGATAACGGAGAGCCTTGTATACAGTTACATATGGAGGGTATTTATGTTAAGCTGTTTTCCTCAACAGGAGGACAAATGACTGCACTTCAGTCGGATCACCTTGTCCGTCTAATTATGTCTCTCTACACAACCGCTCGCCCCTCGGGTCGGGTTTCCGTCTTGCTCCAGTGGAGACTTTTCTCTTTCTATACCCCCTTTATAATGCCACCAATGCCAATGCCTATGCCAGACTGGGATCTATAATGTCCAATATAGCCATTCATCAGTCATTGGTCATAACTCAAgaaccacagacacacacacacaactacaggGCCATTTAGAGTATCATCCTCAGCAGCCTGTCTGTGGGATGTGAGAGGAGGACCCCCACACCGACACGGGGAGATCATGCAAATTCCACATGGGCCGACACGCCCAAGGCTGGACTCAAACCTGGGTCCCAGCAGCTCCACCCGGCGACCCTGCTATGTGTAAATATCATGGGGTTGTGCGATAA
This sequence is a window from Amia ocellicauda isolate fAmiCal2 chromosome 17, fAmiCal2.hap1, whole genome shotgun sequence. Protein-coding genes within it:
- the zfand2a gene encoding AN1-type zinc finger protein 2A isoform X3; its protein translation is MEFPDLGAHCSERTCKRLDFLPMKCDACQDIFCKDHITYVNHRCTSAYKKDVQVPVCPLCNTPIPVKRGEMPDIKVGEHIDRDCKSDPAQRKRKIFTNKCSKGGCKQKEMIKVTCDQCHLNYCLKHRHPLDHECKTEGGPLSKAGHAALMRTRGSGSSSGSSSSGAKGASRSVPNGLSGTRAQQSSSTRSAAAAAPAPPPAPRPVPQAASLQAGLSEEQALQRALEMSLAESARSTQEALSPQEQEDLALAQALAASEEEFQRQQQLRQAREAKQSNCSLS
- the zfand2a gene encoding AN1-type zinc finger protein 2A isoform X2, whose translation is MIAGGRAVVIVLTAAAAEQHHRPTPPSSAPGAGRTSSASSRSPFPAQLTSARLCGAMEFPDLGAHCSERTCKRLDFLPMKCDACQDIFCKDHITYVNHRCTSAYKKDVQVPVCPLCNTPIPVKRGEMPDIKVGEHIDRDCKSDPAQRKRKIFTNKCSKGGCKQKEMIKVTCDQCHLNYCLKHRHPLDHECKTEGGPLSKAGHAALMRTRGSGSSSGSSSSGAKGASRSVPNGLSGTRAQQSSSTRSAAAAAPAPPPAPRPVPQAASLQAGLSEEQALQRALEMSLAESARSTQEALSPQEQEDLALAQALAASEEEFQRQQQLRQVSRTITSP
- the zfand2a gene encoding AN1-type zinc finger protein 2A isoform X1, translating into MIAGGRAVVIVLTAAAAEQHHRPTPPSSAPGAGRTSSASSRSPFPAQLTSARLCGAMEFPDLGAHCSERTCKRLDFLPMKCDACQDIFCKDHITYVNHRCTSAYKKDVQVPVCPLCNTPIPVKRGEMPDIKVGEHIDRDCKSDPAQRKRKIFTNKCSKGGCKQKEMIKVTCDQCHLNYCLKHRHPLDHECKTEGGPLSKAGHAALMRTRGSGSSSGSSSSGAKGASRSVPNGLSGTRAQQSSSTRSAAAAAPAPPPAPRPVPQAASLQAGLSEEQALQRALEMSLAESARSTQEALSPQEQEDLALAQALAASEEEFQRQQQLRQAREAKQSNCSLS